Genomic window (Microbacterium oxydans):
TCGTTCGCGCACGAGGATCTGACGGTCGACCCGGTCGTCGCTCCCGGGGGACGGCTGCGCGCATCCGTCCTGGTCCGGAACACGGGCGGGCGCGAGGGCGTCGACGTCGTGCAGCTCTACGCCCACGACGAGGTCGCGAGCGTGACCCGCCCGGTCGCCCAGCTGCTCGACTTCCGACGGATCGCCCTGGCCGCGGGAGCCGAGGAGCGCGTGAGCTTCGACGTGCCGATCGAGCGCCTGTCCTTCACCGCCGTCGACGGCGAGCGCGTGGTCGAGCCCGGGCGGATCCGGCTGTGGGTGGGCGGCGCCTGCGACGACGAGGAGGCGGTCTCGACGTTCGAGATCGTCGAGACCGCCCCGATCGTCTGACGCGCTACCCGGCGACCTCGGCGAGGAACCCCGCGACGTGCTCCTGCAGGCGCAGGATGCGCAGGTCGCGGGCGAACTCTCGGTCGAAGCCCTGGTAGGCCAGCGGCGGCAGGATCCGCACGTTCCGGTTGCAGCCGAACTCGGCGCAGGTGAGCACGCCGACGCTGTCGCCCTTGCGCCCGGCGGGCCCGGCCTTGCGGGCGACGAACAGCTGGACGTCGTTGCGGAGCGTGACGTCTTCGCACCACGAGCACTGGGCTCTGGCGATCACACGCTGCTCGGCGCGCTGCAGGAAGACGCCGACCGGGGCGTCGTCGATCCAGGTGACGACGTAGGCCCGGCGGGGCATCTTCGGGTCGACCCAGCCGAGGAAGTCGAGCGGCTCGAAGTCGAGCTCGGCGAAACCGGGCGGCAGGGTGAGGTCGGAGACCTCCTTGCGGGAGGCGTTGAGGAAGGAGGCGCGGATGCCGCGCTCGTCGATGGGACGCATGGGAGTGGTGCTTTCGGAGTGGTCGCCGCGAGGGCGAGTCGATCGGAGGAAGGATCCCGGCGACGGATGCCGGGTACGACGCGACACCGGGGACGGGGGTTCCGCCTCCGGTGGGTCCTCAGCCTCTGTCCGCGGCGCGGAAGGCGCCTGCGGCTCCGTTCTGCGCCCCGAGGGCGCTCATCGACGACAGCACCCGGCGAGCTTACACCTGTTTGTTTCACTCCGTGTCGGCCCGCCTGGGCACCGCGGAGAAGGCGACCTAGTCTTTCCGGAACGTCGAACAAGAAGGAGACCACCGTGTCCACGCCGCTGAACCGCCTTTCGCCCCTCCCGGTGCGTGAGCGTGCGGCGTGCATGTGCAGCCACGGCGGTCGGTGCTCCTCGTTCGCCCCGGGCCACGCCCTGCATCTGATCCAGGCTCGCCTCGCCTCGGCGACGCCCACGGACTGGGTCGACGCCCTCGTCGAATCCACCGACGCCGTCTCCGGCGACCTCGTCGTGCGGACGCTCGACGGCGACGACCACGCGCTCTGGAACGGCTCCGGCGCTGCGCTCGAGGCCGTTCCGGGCACTCCGGTCGCCCTGCATGCGCGCTACGGCGTGCTGGCCGTCGGCGGCACGCAGTTCAACGTCGCCGCCGTCTGACCTCTCGCGTCGACCCCTGACCGGATCGGGCGCTCAGGCGCTCACCATCAGCATGTCCTTCATGGCCGTGCAGGCATCCATGCAGGCCTGGCACGCCTGAGCGCACATCCGGCACACGTCGCTCTCGTCGGCGTGCCGGGCGCACGCGTCCATGCACGTCTTGCACATCGCGATGCAGGCGTTGAGCATCGCCATCATCGACGCCGGGGTCATGCCCTGCATCCGCATCATCGACCGCATCATCGTGTTGCACATGTCCGCGCAGTTCATGCACGCCGGCGAACAGTCCATCATCTGCGTCGAGCACACCGTGCAGGCCTGCTCGCACGCGGCGCACGCATCCATGCACGCCTGCATGACGGCCATGTCCATCATCTGCATGTCGGGCATCGACTCCATGTTCTTCGACATGGCGCCCATCATCATCGAGTCCATCGCACACCGCTTCCTTCATCGAGGTCCGCGGGCAGGACCACCCGCCTGGCGCCAGGCTAGTCGTTCCACGGGCCCGCGTCGATGGGCCGCCATCGATGGGGCGGAACGTTGACATGGCCCGCGCGGATTGTCAATCCCGTGGCCCCTTCTCGGGAGGAGTGGAAGGCTCGTAATCAATCGATCCGCCTACGAGAGGAGCAGCACATGAGTGCCGCAGATGACATCAAGAACGCCGCCGAGGAGGCCGCCGGAAAGGTCAAGGAAGGCGTCGGAAAGCTCACCGACAACGAGAAGCTCGAAGCCGAGGGCAAGGCGGATCAGGTCAAGGCCTCGGCCAAGCAGGCCGGTGAGAACGTGAAGGACGCCGCACAGAAGACCGGAGACAGTGTGCGGGACGCGTTCGACAAGTAACGCTCCCCACATGGAAAGAGGTGAGACCCGCCAGTGGCGGGTCTCACCTCGATCGGGTCAGACCTTCAGTAGTGTCAGACCTTGCGGCTGCCGCTGATGGCTCGAATCAGCCAGGCGATCACAGCGATCGCGAGGAGGACGAGCCCGACCCACAGAAGGAACTGGAGCGACTGCACCAGTCCTCCGGTGATCGCAAGGATCACTGCGACGACGATGACGATGATCAGGAGGATGTTCATCGGTCTTTCCCTTCTTTCGGGGCGCGAACGCCCGACTGCGGTGCCTCCACGCTAGCCGCGGGAGCCGATCTGCCCGAGGGGGTTGACTTCCACCCTCCGAGTGCGCGAAGGAGCAGAGCACATGCCAGGACGACGCAACAATTCGCTGAAGGATCCCGAGCTGTACGAAGAGCTGCGGGATGACGGCGCCTCCAAGGAGAAGGCCGCGCGCATCTCGAACGCGGCGGCGAAGGAGGGACGCAGCGCGGTCGGTCGTCGCGGTGGAGAGCACGGCGACTACGACGACTGGACCGTCCCGGAGCTGCGCCAGCGAGCCAAGGAGCTGGGTCTGACCGGCTACAGCGGCAAGCGGAAGTCCGAGCTGATCTCCGCCCTCAGGAATCACTGAGGCTCCGGATGGCGCGCTTCGGCATCGAGGAGGAGTTCCTGTTCCTCGATGAGCATTCGCTGGTGCCCGTCACCCTGGCCTCCGGCACGCGCGAGCGCATCACCCGGATGCGGACCGGCGGCGAGGTCACGCGCGAGTACCTGAGCTCGCAGATCGAATGCCTCACCGAGCCGGTGTCGACGGCGGCCGACGCGGAAGCGCAGCTGCGCCACCTGCGCGGCCTCATCGGCTGGCATGCCCAGGAGCAGCACGCGATCGCCGCCGGCACCGGCACTCCCTACGCCACGACCCGCTCCTCCGCGGTCTCCCCTTCTCCGCACTACGACGACGTCGCGGAGCAGCTCGGCCACCTCACCCGCGACCACGAGGTGAACGGGCTCCACGTCCACGTGGAGGTGGGCGACGACGAGGAGCGGGTGCGCGCGCTCGACCGGGTGCGGGGCTGGCTCCCGGTGCTGCTGGCGCTGACCGGCGACAGCCCGTTCGTGCACGGACGGGACTCCGGCTTCGCGAGCTGGCGGAGCATCCTGATCCGACGACTGCCCTCGTCCTGGTGCCCGCCGCGCTTCCGCGACTACGACGACTACCGCGCGCAGGTGCGACGGCTCATCGACCTGCGGGCGATCACCGAGACCGCCTCGCTCTCCTGGGCCGTGCGGATCTCCGAGCGCTTCCCCACCGTCGAGGTGCGGGTGTTCGACGCGCAGCTGACCGCGGAGGACTCCGTGTTCGCGGCGCTGCTCTCCCGCGCGATCGTGCTGACCGACGATCACCGGCAGGAGCACGTCGGCGTCGACGGGATCGACGCCTCGCTGTGGACGGCGGCCCGTCGCGGCATGGACGCCCGGCTGATCGACCCGACGACCGGCGAGGTCGACGACGCGTGGGCCGTCGCCGACCGGATGCTGGCCGTGATCGCTCCCGCGCTCCGCGAGAGCGGGGACGAGGATCGCGTCGGCGAGGGATTCGCCCGGCTGCGCACGCTCGGCACCGGCGCCGACCGGCAGCGTCGTGCGGTCGCGGAAGAGGGACCCGCCGGACTCGCGCGACTCCTCGTCGCGGGCACCCCGGTACCGCACCCGGTACCGGGCTCGCCCCCGCGGCCCGATCCGCAGCCGTCACCGGTCCCCTGACCCGCCCCGACGTCCGCCACCGGGAGTAGTGTCGGCCTGTGGCATCCTTCGCCCCGCTCCAGCGGCTCGTCATCTCCATCGCGGTGCTCGCATCGTTCGTGACCTTCCTCGACGGCACCGTCGTGAACGTCGCGCTGCCCGCGATCAGCCGCGAGCTCGGCGGCGGCATCACCACCCAGCAGTGGGTCGTCGACGCGTATCTGATCACCCTGAGCGCCCTGATCCTGCTCGCCGGCTCCGTGTCCGACGCGTACGGCCGCGTGCTCGTCATGCGCATCGGACTGATCGCCTTCGGTGTGGCGTCCATCGCGGTCGCCGCGGCATTCGATCCGCTGATGCTGATCATCGCGCGCGGTGCGCAGGGAGCGGCCGGAGCCCTGCTGGTGCCGAGCTCGCTCGCGCTGATCACCGCGACGATGCGCGCCGATGTGCAGTCCCGCGCGATCGGCGTGTGGACCGCGTTCACGACCGGAGCGCAGCTGGTCGGCCCGTTGCTCGGCGGGCTATTCGTCGACTTCCTCTCCTGGCGCTTCGTCTTCCTGATCAACGTCATCCCGATCGGGATCACCCTGCTGCTCCTCGCCCGCTTGAAGCTGCCGGAGCACCCCCGCGGCATCAAGGTCGACTGGTGGAGCGGCGCCCTCTGCGCGATCGGACTCGGCGCCGTGGTGTTCGCGCTGATCGAGCAGCCCAACATGGGATGGCAGTCGCCCGCGATCTGGATCCCGGCGCTCGGCGGTGCCGCCCTGTTCGCGCTGTTCCTCGTCCGCCAGCAGCGCTCCACCTCGCCGCTCATGCCGCTGTGGCTGTTCCGCGTGCGCGACTTCGGCTGGGGCAACCTCGCCACCCTCTTCGTGTACGCGGCGCTGTCGCTCAACGGCTTCG
Coding sequences:
- a CDS encoding FBP domain-containing protein; the encoded protein is MRPIDERGIRASFLNASRKEVSDLTLPPGFAELDFEPLDFLGWVDPKMPRRAYVVTWIDDAPVGVFLQRAEQRVIARAQCSWCEDVTLRNDVQLFVARKAGPAGRKGDSVGVLTCAEFGCNRNVRILPPLAYQGFDREFARDLRILRLQEHVAGFLAEVAG
- a CDS encoding CsbD family protein encodes the protein MSAADDIKNAAEEAAGKVKEGVGKLTDNEKLEAEGKADQVKASAKQAGENVKDAAQKTGDSVRDAFDK
- a CDS encoding DUF7218 family protein, with product MPGRRNNSLKDPELYEELRDDGASKEKAARISNAAAKEGRSAVGRRGGEHGDYDDWTVPELRQRAKELGLTGYSGKRKSELISALRNH
- a CDS encoding carboxylate-amine ligase gives rise to the protein MARFGIEEEFLFLDEHSLVPVTLASGTRERITRMRTGGEVTREYLSSQIECLTEPVSTAADAEAQLRHLRGLIGWHAQEQHAIAAGTGTPYATTRSSAVSPSPHYDDVAEQLGHLTRDHEVNGLHVHVEVGDDEERVRALDRVRGWLPVLLALTGDSPFVHGRDSGFASWRSILIRRLPSSWCPPRFRDYDDYRAQVRRLIDLRAITETASLSWAVRISERFPTVEVRVFDAQLTAEDSVFAALLSRAIVLTDDHRQEHVGVDGIDASLWTAARRGMDARLIDPTTGEVDDAWAVADRMLAVIAPALRESGDEDRVGEGFARLRTLGTGADRQRRAVAEEGPAGLARLLVAGTPVPHPVPGSPPRPDPQPSPVP
- a CDS encoding MFS transporter, whose amino-acid sequence is MASFAPLQRLVISIAVLASFVTFLDGTVVNVALPAISRELGGGITTQQWVVDAYLITLSALILLAGSVSDAYGRVLVMRIGLIAFGVASIAVAAAFDPLMLIIARGAQGAAGALLVPSSLALITATMRADVQSRAIGVWTAFTTGAQLVGPLLGGLFVDFLSWRFVFLINVIPIGITLLLLARLKLPEHPRGIKVDWWSGALCAIGLGAVVFALIEQPNMGWQSPAIWIPALGGAALFALFLVRQQRSTSPLMPLWLFRVRDFGWGNLATLFVYAALSLNGFVVGVYLQQGAGLSATAAGLASLPMTILMILVSSRAGQWAGRWGPRIFMTVGPLIMAVGALMLLLVAADFDYWWQVLPAMIVMGLGLSLTVAPLTAAILGAIDENHSGIASAVNNAVSRVAGLLVVAMLSTIVGGTLDLDGFHSAAWVTASLLVIGGVVSWIGIRRNPVEAVPADVAASGSDPH